One Micrococcales bacterium genomic window, AAGGTTGATCCGGCCTGAGTTATATCTTGGGTGGCGGCGTTTTGCTGGCGTTTCATGTAATCCGGTCCGCCGTAAAGCATCCTGATAGCGCCGCTGTCAGGGTCAACTGAGGCGATGCCAATATGCAGGCCTTCCGGGCTGTCCTCGGGCAGGTCCGCCGCGGCCGCCACCATTGCGTCCTGCCAGGGTTTGTCTATCGTGGTGGTGATCTTGAGGCCACCGGCGTCAATCTCAGTTTCCGACATGGAACCTTGGGTTTGCAGCTCGTCGCGAACCATGCGCAGGAGATAACCTTGAGGGCCTCTGTAGAGGTCCGAGGCAGTGTATTCGATGAACTCCGGGAAGGTCAGCTGCGCCCGCTCGTTTGCAGTCAACTTGTCCATGGCGACCATGCCGTCCAAGACGTAGTTCCACCGTTCGGTCGCCATTTCGAGGTTTAGTTCTGGATCCCAGGCGGTTGGCGCCGGAATCAAGCCGGCAATTAGGGCCGCTTCAGACACAGTCAATTCCCCGGCCGGCTTGTTGAAATAAGCCAGGGCGGCCGTTTGGATGCCATAAGCGCCGCGACCATAGTAGATCGTGTTCATATAGGCGCCAAGGATCTCCATTTTCTCACTTGAGCGGTTGGCCTTGACCGCCATCAGGGCTTCTTGGAACTTGCCTTTGAGGTCAGTGGTGGTTTTGCCGACCAGGTAGCGCTCGATGTACTGCTGGGTAATGGTCGAACCGCCCTGACGGTTGCCTCGCAGATTGTTGTACAAAGCCCTGGCCATGGCCATGGGGTCAACCCCGGCGTTGTTCCAAAAAGTCCTGTCTTCGGCGGCCACGACAGCGTCCCTGACGTGGGCCGGCAGTTTCGACACGTCGATGATTTCGCGGTTTTGGTCGGCAAACTCACCCATCAAAGTGGTGCCGTCGGCGTAGTAAACCTTGGTGGCTTGGGCCATGGCGAAATCTGACGGTGTCGGCAACGAAGTCATGGCGTAGGCCACCGTGACCAAGCCAATCAGGGCGGCCAGGCAGATAAACCCACTGGCCAGCACGAAACGCCAGGACGGGATCCAGCGGTGCAAGCCTCGGTATTGGCGGCGGGGGTAGTTGAAAAAGCCGTAGCGGGGTTTGCCGCGCCTGGTGTAACGCTTGGGCGGTGGCGCCGTCCAGCCGGATTTGCCGGTTTTGGCCGCCGGGGCGGGACGGGGGGCGGGCTTGGCGCCGGTACGGGCTGTGGATTTGGGTCTGCTGCCGCCCGACTTGGCTACCATCTGGCCGTGTCGGTCAACCGCCCTGGGTTTCGGTCCAGCCTGCCGGCGAGGTTTCGCCTGCCCCAATTTTTGCCTCTCTTCAGCCCAAGCCTGTCCTGGCTGGGAACGTGGCAGTAGCCTAGCCGTCCCTCCAGGACGCGACGGCCAAAGTCAGCTGTGCTGACACAATCGTTACGAAGCTGAGTCCTAAATCTCCCCTGGCCCAAATCGCGCTAGTCAAAGCCCGTGATGCCCCCAGCGACCTGGGACAGTTGCCGCCTGGTCAGCCAAAGACCGGCACTGCCTGGAGTGGT contains:
- a CDS encoding penicillin-binding protein, coding for MVAKSGGSRPKSTARTGAKPAPRPAPAAKTGKSGWTAPPPKRYTRRGKPRYGFFNYPRRQYRGLHRWIPSWRFVLASGFICLAALIGLVTVAYAMTSLPTPSDFAMAQATKVYYADGTTLMGEFADQNREIIDVSKLPAHVRDAVVAAEDRTFWNNAGVDPMAMARALYNNLRGNRQGGSTITQQYIERYLVGKTTTDLKGKFQEALMAVKANRSSEKMEILGAYMNTIYYGRGAYGIQTAALAYFNKPAGELTVSEAALIAGLIPAPTAWDPELNLEMATERWNYVLDGMVAMDKLTANERAQLTFPEFIEYTASDLYRGPQGYLLRMVRDELQTQGSMSETEIDAGGLKITTTIDKPWQDAMVAAAADLPEDSPEGLHIGIASVDPDSGAIRMLYGGPDYMKRQQNAATQDITQAGSTFKPITLAAALEKGMSLDETFSGSSPIDIGGWTVRNSGNAQYGYITLAQATQSSVNTVYAQLNEQVGGEATKQAAIDAGLPAETAGLDSDLTNVLGTSSPHILDMARVYATFAAQGVRHDTFIVESAVDSSGKTVYTGEQESERVFSAESMAELTYALERVVLYGTGRVVGDLGRPVAGKTGTSENNQSAWFCGYTPQLATAVAYYQNGPDGEVVPITPFGQNAVIQGGGPPAELWLKVMRVAMDGMPVVDFPSRPQHRPEPTQPSEPSPTPSEEPTEAPPTPTASPTPQPPPPPSEPPTPTPTPTPTPTPTPTPPPEGGGG